The Chroicocephalus ridibundus chromosome 17, bChrRid1.1, whole genome shotgun sequence genome window below encodes:
- the LOC134524779 gene encoding olfactory receptor 6B1-like, with amino-acid sequence MKNQTAINEFILLGFSYGLQVQTLLYLVFLVTYMVTITENAIIIFVVKRNRHLQKPMYYFLGNLSFLEVWYISVTLPRLLFGFWSQSMTISFSGCMTQLYFFISLMCTECVLLAVMAYDRYLAVCHPLHYPTIMTHKLCFQLSILSWAGGFSISLVKVSFISRLTFCGPQIINHFFCDISPVLNLSCTDMSLAETVDFVLALVILLIPLLIIVFSYCCILSTILCMPSSQGRRKAFSTCTSHFTVVIIFFSATLFMYARPRRIHPFNLNKIVSIFYAVFTPALNPLIYCLRNKEVKEILRKTIGTSCSAHQ; translated from the coding sequence ATGAAGAACCAAACTGCTATCAATGAGTTCATTCTTCTGGGATTTTCCTATGGGCTTCAGGTCCAAACCTTACTTTACCTGGTCTTTCTGGTCACCTACATGGTAACAATCACTGAGAATGCAATCATCATCTTTGTGGTGAAAAGGAATCGTCACCTCCAAAAGCCCATGTATTATTTCCTGGGGAACTTGTCCTTCCTAGAGGTTTGGTACATCTCAGTTACATTGCCTAGGCTTTTGTTTGGGTTCTGGTCACAGAGCATGACCATCTCCTTCTCCGGTTGCATGACTCAGTTATACTTCTTTATCTCCCTTATGTGCACTGAATGTGTCCTCTTGGCTGtaatggcctatgaccgctacttGGCTGTCTGCCATCCCCTGCACTATCCAACCATCATGACCCACAAGTTGTGCTTTCAGCTGTCGATTCTGTCATGGGCAGGAGGCTTTTCCATTTCCTTGGTCAAGGTGTCTTTTATTTCACGCCTCACATTTTGTGGTCCACAAATCATAAACCACTTCTTTTGTGACATCTCTCCAGTCCTGAACCTTTCTTGCACTGACATGTCCCTTGCAGAAACAGTGGACTTTGTATTAGCCTTGGTGATCCTGCTCATACCTCTCTTAATCATTGTTTTCTCTTACTGCTGTATCTTGTCAACTATCTTGTGTATGCCTTCAtcccagggaaggagaaaagcctTTTCCACTTGTACATCCCATTTCACTGTAGTCATTATCTTTTTCTCAGCCACTCTCTTCATGTATGCCAGGCCCAGGAGGATCCATCCATTCAACCTCAACAAAATAGTGTCTATCTTTTATGCTGTATTCACTCCAGCACTGAACCCTCTAATCTATTGTCTGAGGAACAAGGAGGTGAAAGAGATTCTGAGAAAGACCATAGGCACAAGCTGCTCTGCACACCAGTAA